The sequence GCGGCGACGAAACCGTCCGCCTCGGCCAGCCGCAGCGCCGCCCAGACCACCTCGTCGTCGACACCGGGCCGGTCGAGGGCGATGTTGGCGCGGACCGTGTCGTCGAAGATGAAGGGCACCTGGGCGACCAGGGCCACAGTGCCGGCCAGCGACGCGGAGGTCAGCTCGCGCACGTCCACGCCGTCCAGGCACACGGTGCCGGAGTCCGGGTCGACGAGGCGCACCGCCAGCGACGCGATGGTGGACTTGCCGGCGCCGGTGGGCCCCACCAGGGCCACCGTCCGACCGGCGGGCACCGTGAAGCCGACCTCGCCGAGGACCTGCGCGCCGGGCGGGTGTGCTTCGGCCGGCGGGTAGGAGTAGTGCACGTCGTCGAAGGTGAGGGTGGCCGGACCGGCGCCGGCCCTATCGAGCACCCGCTGCCCGTACGGCATCTCGCCGGTGGCGTCGAGCACCCGGCGCACCCGGTCCCAGCCGGCGACGCTGCGTGGCAGCTCGGCCAGCACCCAGCCGATGGCCCGCACCGGAAAGGCCAGCACTGTGAAGAGGAAGGCCACGCTGACCAGTTCGGTCACGCTGATCGCGCCCTGGCGCAGCCGGAACGCCCCGACCACCAGTACGGCGAGGGTGCCGAGGCTGGGCAGCGTCTCCAGCAGCGGGTCGAAGATGCCGCGCAGCCGGCCGACAGCGATCAGCGAGTCGCGCAACTCACCGGCGCGGCCCGCGAACCGGGCGGTCTCCTGGGCCTCGCGGCCCATCGTCTTGACCACTAGGGCGCCGTCGAAGCTCTCGTGGGCGATCCCGCTGACCTCGGCGCGCAGGCGCTGCGCCCGGGCCTGCCGGGGGGCCATCCGGCGGGAGTAGACGACGTTGAGCGCGAACAGCGCGGGGAAGACCGCGAGGCCGACCAGGGCGAGCGCCCAGTCGGTGGCGAAGAGCGACACGATCGCGCCGACCAGCATCACCAACGTGCCGACGGCGAACGGCAGCGGCGCGATCGGATACCAGGCCGCCTCCACGTCGGAGTTGGCGTTGGACAGCAGGGTGCCGGTGGAGTTGCGGTGGTGCCAGGACAGCGGCAGCTCCAGGTACCGGCGGGTGACCCTGCGGCGGTAGGAGGCCTGGAGTCGGTACTGCATGTAGCCGGCGCCGAGCCGGCGGCCGAAGATGCCCGCCACCCGCAGCACGCTGATCCCGAACAACGCGGTAGCGGCCAGTGCCAGGGTGCCGGCGCCCACCTCGCCGCGTTCGATGGCCGGAAGCGCCACCTCACCGATGACCGACCCGACGACCCGGGCGCTGACAATGATCATCCCGCCGAAGAGCACGCTGCCGACGACCGCCACCGAGAAGATCCGTGGCTGCTCACGGATCGCCTGTCGCAGGACGCCCAGCCCTCGACTGAGAACGTCCCGACTTGTCTTGCTCGCCACGCTCTCCCCCGCCGTAAGCCGCAATTATCTCCCTCATCCTTACCGGTCAGGGCCAGCACCGCCGACCCTGACCGGATATGTCGACCGTCACGTACCGGACGTCGGCGTACCGTCGGCGCCGACCGGCGTCCGCTGTCGCGCGCCGACGGGCCACCGGGCCTACGATCGGGCCATGCCGCGGTACGCCCGAGCCGAGCGCGAGGCGCTGGCCGATCTTCTCCTGGCCCTCGGGCCGTCCGCCCCGACGATCAACGAAGGCTGGGCGACCCGTGACCTGGCCGCGCATCTGGTGCTGCGGGAGCGCCGTCCGGACGCGGCGGGCGGGATCGTGCTGCCGCCGCTGCGCGGCTACGCCGAGCGGGTCCGTCGGCGACTCGCCGCAGGGCCCTATCCCGACCTGGTGGCGCAGGTGCGGCGACCGCCGCTGTGGAGCCCGATCAGCAACCCGGTGACCGACGAGTTGGCCAACACGATGGAGTTCTTCATCCACCACGAGGACGTCCGGCGGGCCGGCTCCGGGTGGCAGCCGCGCGATCTGCCCGTCGGCCTGCAGAGCGCGCTCTGGAAGCGGGCCGCTCCGATGGCCCGGCTGGCACTGCGCCGCTTTCCGGCGGACCTCTACGTGCAGGCGCCCGGCCATGGTGAGGTCTCCGTCGGTCGCGGTGGTGAGCCGCTGCGCCTGGTCGGCGCCCCGGCGGAGTTGGTGCTGTTCTTCTCCGGCCGGCAACGGGTCGCCCGGGTCCAACTCAACGGTTCGGCGGAGGCGGCTCGGCGACTGCGCGCCGCCAACCTGGGCATGTGACTGTTTGTGCATAAACGGTCACGGGATAACTGTAGAAATTCCACACCCAGCGACACACATTGATACTTCCTCCCGTACGCTTCACCGCGCCGCTCCGCGCCGAGCGGCACGGAGTGGGGGCACATTGTGCGGGACTTCGCGATTTCGGCGCTGCGGGAACCCCCGTTTCCCACCGGGCGCCATGGGGCCACGGACCAGGTGGCGAGTGAGAGCATCGACTGGGCCGGCACGTTCGGGCTGGTCGATTCCAGCCAACGTGTGCGTCGGCTGGAACGGGCTGACGCCGCCGGGCTGGCCGGCCGCGCCTGCCCGGACGGCTCGGTGGAGGGCCTGCGTCTGCTCACCGACCTGATCAGCTGGCTCTTCGTGATGGACGACGCCTGCGACGAGGACGGCCTCGGCGCCGACCCGACCCGACTGGGCCCGGCGATCAGCACCCTGCTCGACGTGCTGGACCGGTGCGGTGACCCGGACGCCGCACCGCCCGCCGTCGGGCCACTGGGCGACGCGTTGCACGACCTCTGCCGCCGGACCCGACTGCACGCTCACGCCGGACTGCTGCTGCGGTTCGTCAGCCAGATGCGGGAGTACCTGTTGGCGCTGCTCTGGGAGGCGGCCAACCGGGAGCGTCGGCGCGTGCCCGAGGTGGCGGAGTACGTGCAGCTGCGCCGGCACATCGGCGGGGTGCACCCCTGCCTCACCCTGACCGACCTGGCGTCGACGCGGCCCTCGGGGCCAGTCCAGCGGGCCGACCCCGGGCTGGTCGCCCTGGACCTGCTGGCGGTGGACCTGGTCTGCTGGTGCAACGACCTCTTCTCCTACGGCAAGGAGAGCCAGGCCGACCCGGACGCGCACAACCTGGTCACTGTGATCGCCCAGGCCAGCAACGCCGACGAGGCGACCGCGCTCCGGAGTGCGGCGCACCGGTTCAACCAGGGGCTGGCGACGTACCTGGACGCGGAGGAGGTGCTCCGCGCCGCCGGCGACGACGGGATGCGCGACGTGTTGGCCACTCGGCGCAACTGGGTCCGGGCCACCTACGACTGGTCGGTGGTGGCCGCCCGGTACGCCTGATCGGCCGTACCGGTTGATGGGATGGGACGGCCGGACGATCACCAGGACTAGCCGATGCACGGTGCCACGCAATACTCTTCGGTAACCATCATGACGTGACGACCGTCACGCCACCACCCCCGAAGGCGGCTACAGCGATGGCTCTCGATGTACCGTACCGCTCCATCCCGGACATGTTCCTCAAGCGCGTGGCGGCCACCCCCGACCGGAACGCGTTCGCGTCCCCGAACCCTGACGACTCGGGGCCCGTCTGGCTGACCTGGGCGCAGGTCGGCCAGCGCGCCAAGGCGGTCGCCGCCGGCCTGCACGGCCTGGGCGTCGGCCAGGAGGACCCGGTCGCGATCCTCGCCAACACCCGGCTGGAGTGGGTGATCGCCGACCTCGGCATCATGTGCGCCGGCGGCGCGACCACCACCGTCTACCCGACCACCGAGCCGGCGGACGCGACGTACATCATCGCCGACTCCGGGTCGAAGGTGCTGTTCGCGGAGAACCCGGCCCAGGCGGCGAAGATCGCCGGGGCGACAGTGCCCGCGCTCACCCATGTGGTGCTCCTCGACGGCGCGGTCGACCCGACCGCCGCGATCACGCAGTTGACGCTCGCCGACCTGGAGGAGCGCGGCGTCCAGGCGCTGGCCGCCGAGCCGGAGCTGATCGACATGCTGGTGGCGGGCATCGGCCCGGACCACCTGGCCACCCTTATCTACACCTCCGGCACCACCGGCCAACCCAAGGGCGTCGAGCTGCTGCACGGCGGCTGGTGCTGGGAGGCCGTGGCGCAGGCGGAGGTCGGGCTGCTGCGCGACGACGACCTGCAGTACCTGTGGCTGCCGCTGGCCCACTCGTTCGGCAAGACCCTGCTGTGCGGCGCCATCCACGTCGGCCTGCCCACCTACGTCGACGGGCGGGTGGACAAGCTGGTCGACCTCCTCTCGGTCATCCGTCCGACCCTGATGTGCGGCGCCCCCCGCGTCTTCGAGAAGGTCTACAACAAGGCCGTGACCACCGCGCAGGGCGCTGGGGGCGCGAAGGCGAAGATCTTCGGCTGGGCCGTCGGCGTCGGCAAGGAGAAGGTCACCCTGGAGCAGGCCGGCAAGCCGGTGCCGGCCGGGCTGAAGCTGCGCTACGGGCTGGCCGAGAAGCTGGTGTTCAGCAAGCTCCAGGCCCGGCTGGGCGGTCGGATGCGGGTGCTGGTGTCCGGCGCGGCACCGCTCAGCCCGGAGATCGCCACCTTCTTCGCCGCCGCGAACCTGCCGATCTCCGAGGGCTACGGCCTGACCGAGACCAGCGCCGGCAACTTCGTCAACCCCCCGGCCGGTCTGCGGATCGGCACCGTGGGCCGGGCGATGGGCGACCTGGAGTGCAAGATCGACACCGACGGGGAGATCCTGGTGCGGGGTCGGCCGGTGATGCGTGGCTACCACAACCTGCCGGAGGAGACCGCCG comes from Micromonospora vinacea and encodes:
- a CDS encoding ABC transporter ATP-binding protein encodes the protein MASKTSRDVLSRGLGVLRQAIREQPRIFSVAVVGSVLFGGMIIVSARVVGSVIGEVALPAIERGEVGAGTLALAATALFGISVLRVAGIFGRRLGAGYMQYRLQASYRRRVTRRYLELPLSWHHRNSTGTLLSNANSDVEAAWYPIAPLPFAVGTLVMLVGAIVSLFATDWALALVGLAVFPALFALNVVYSRRMAPRQARAQRLRAEVSGIAHESFDGALVVKTMGREAQETARFAGRAGELRDSLIAVGRLRGIFDPLLETLPSLGTLAVLVVGAFRLRQGAISVTELVSVAFLFTVLAFPVRAIGWVLAELPRSVAGWDRVRRVLDATGEMPYGQRVLDRAGAGPATLTFDDVHYSYPPAEAHPPGAQVLGEVGFTVPAGRTVALVGPTGAGKSTIASLAVRLVDPDSGTVCLDGVDVRELTSASLAGTVALVAQVPFIFDDTVRANIALDRPGVDDEVVWAALRLAEADGFVAALPDGLDTMVGERGTSLSGGQRQRLTLARALAGRPRLLVLDDATSAVDPRVEAAILAGLRSSTAAAGVPAASILVVAYRRATIALADEVIYVEQGRVVARGTHSELLATVPGYVDLVTAYEQAEVERAQESSYGDDVAPLPSGLEIEVDR
- a CDS encoding TIGR03085 family metal-binding protein; amino-acid sequence: MPRYARAEREALADLLLALGPSAPTINEGWATRDLAAHLVLRERRPDAAGGIVLPPLRGYAERVRRRLAAGPYPDLVAQVRRPPLWSPISNPVTDELANTMEFFIHHEDVRRAGSGWQPRDLPVGLQSALWKRAAPMARLALRRFPADLYVQAPGHGEVSVGRGGEPLRLVGAPAELVLFFSGRQRVARVQLNGSAEAARRLRAANLGM
- a CDS encoding terpene synthase family protein, translating into MASESIDWAGTFGLVDSSQRVRRLERADAAGLAGRACPDGSVEGLRLLTDLISWLFVMDDACDEDGLGADPTRLGPAISTLLDVLDRCGDPDAAPPAVGPLGDALHDLCRRTRLHAHAGLLLRFVSQMREYLLALLWEAANRERRRVPEVAEYVQLRRHIGGVHPCLTLTDLASTRPSGPVQRADPGLVALDLLAVDLVCWCNDLFSYGKESQADPDAHNLVTVIAQASNADEATALRSAAHRFNQGLATYLDAEEVLRAAGDDGMRDVLATRRNWVRATYDWSVVAARYA
- a CDS encoding AMP-dependent synthetase/ligase, encoding MALDVPYRSIPDMFLKRVAATPDRNAFASPNPDDSGPVWLTWAQVGQRAKAVAAGLHGLGVGQEDPVAILANTRLEWVIADLGIMCAGGATTTVYPTTEPADATYIIADSGSKVLFAENPAQAAKIAGATVPALTHVVLLDGAVDPTAAITQLTLADLEERGVQALAAEPELIDMLVAGIGPDHLATLIYTSGTTGQPKGVELLHGGWCWEAVAQAEVGLLRDDDLQYLWLPLAHSFGKTLLCGAIHVGLPTYVDGRVDKLVDLLSVIRPTLMCGAPRVFEKVYNKAVTTAQGAGGAKAKIFGWAVGVGKEKVTLEQAGKPVPAGLKLRYGLAEKLVFSKLQARLGGRMRVLVSGAAPLSPEIATFFAAANLPISEGYGLTETSAGNFVNPPAGLRIGTVGRAMGDLECKIDTDGEILVRGRPVMRGYHNLPEETAASFTEDGFFRTGDIGTLDGQGYLRITDRKKDLVKTSGGKYIAPSHIEGMFKAICPYTSQAVVVGQARNFCTMLVTLDPDAIRGWVAGGPLEGRSYTEIVASAEAQTMVEEYVAQLNAKLNRWETIKKVAILPRDLTIEDGEITPSLKIKRRGVESNFAAEIDKMYAGTLAEL